The following are encoded in a window of Lates calcarifer isolate ASB-BC8 linkage group LG20, TLL_Latcal_v3, whole genome shotgun sequence genomic DNA:
- the c1qbp gene encoding complement component 1 Q subcomponent-binding protein, mitochondrial → MLKSVVRAVGAAVRISSATTSTARALPLSCPTLCSPSSATARPFTRSLWMLNSSGASSGYRPKLFSSKVLYPSVSCGCGGLHTEGDKAFGDFLWDEIKEEKKIQKNKTLPKMSGGWELEMNGTEAKLSRTVSGEKISVTFNINNSIPPNFEEEVDQGQQKAAEAEEPEIVSTPNFVVEVTKQAAKHSLVFDCHFPEDEMGHGDGEDESDIFAIREVSFQPDGDVEWKETSYTLNTDSLDWALYDHLMDFLADRGIDNTFADELMELSTAIEHQEYIKFLEDLQNFVKCN, encoded by the exons ATGCTGAAGTCGGTTGTCCGCGCGGTGGGAGCCGCTGTCCGCATTTCCTCAGCCACGACGTCCACAGCCCGAGCTCTGCCTCTAAGCTGCCCGACTCTGTGCTCTCCGAGTTCGGCTACAGCTCGACCCTTCACCCGGTCTCTGTGGATGCTGAACAGCAGCGGAGCCTCGTCAGGATACAGGCCAAAGTTGTTCAGTTCAAAAGTGTTGTATCCCTCGGTATCGTGTGGATGTGGAGGACTGCACACAGAAG GTGACAAAGCATTTGGTGATTTCCTGTGGGATGAAatcaaagaagagaagaagatccagaaaaacaaaactcttcCAAAGATGTCTGGGGGATGGGAGCTGGAGATGAATGGCACAGAGGCTAAACTCTCAAGAACTGTTTCTGGAGAAAA AATCTCTGTCACattcaacatcaacaacagcatTCCTCCTAACTTTGAGGAAGAGGTAGATCAAGGACAGCAGAaggcagcagaagcagaagag CCAGAAATTGTGTCAACACCCAACTTTGTTGTTGAAGTTACAAAACAGGCTGCAAAACATTCCCTGGTGTTTGACTGCCATTTTCCTGAAGATGAA ATGGGTCATGGTGATGGAGAGGACGAGAGTGACATCTTTGCCATTCGCGAGGTCAGTTTCCAGCCTGACGGAGATGTAGAGTGGAAGGAGACCAGCTATACACTTAACACAGACTCCCTGGACTGG GCCCTGTATGACCACTTGATGGACTTCCTGGCCGACCGCGGGATTGACAACACCTTTGCTGATGAACTGATGGAGCTGAGCACCGCCATTGAGCATCAAGAGTACATCAAATTCCTGGAAGACCTCCAAAACTTTGTCAAATGTAACTAA